A region from the Dasypus novemcinctus isolate mDasNov1 chromosome Y unlocalized genomic scaffold, mDasNov1.1.hap2 SUPER_Y_unloc_1, whole genome shotgun sequence genome encodes:
- the LOC139438586 gene encoding testis-specific Y-encoded protein 4-like, with protein sequence MASEAGPGEGPAPQARSEHLRGLASGPLVGESLGRPGQRSPQSCRAGAEAQDPAGGMETGEAPCEEAAVLWVEELPEMEVMEEDMVLENVMAVVDVVAEEEVQEQEREAEQKSLEEGQEECGRAQPGYDAEAAQTSVEALEALQLELSSVKVRTNRAFCRLKHKLRQAFKPHLERRSNIIERIRGFWFKTILNHPLMSAMISDQDQDMLNYMISLKVEELIHPTNSCKIIFFFGRNPYFQNEVITKEYDITITGYKASHSTPVQWLGDYECQTNGYSNSSTSFNFFNWLSDHNFAGSNRIAEIICEDLWLNPLQYYLRI encoded by the exons ATGGCGAGTGAAGCGGGTCCTGGCGAAGGCCCGGCTCCCCAGGCACGCTCAGAACACCTCCGTGGCCTGGCAAGCGGCCCTCTGGTAGGAGAGTCGCTCGGGCGCCCTGGCCAGCGGTCCCCACAGAGCTGCAGGGCAGGGGCGGAGGCACAGGACCCAGCTGGAGGGATGGAGACGGGAGAGGCGCCCTGCGAGGAGGCCGCGGTGCTCTGGGTGGAGGAGCTGCCGGAAATGGAGGTGATGGAGGAGGACATGGTGCTGGAGAATGTAATGGCGGTAGTGGACGTAGTGGCGGAAGAGGAGGTGCAAGAGCAGGAGCGAGAGGCGGAGCAGAAAagcctggaggaggggcaggaggagtgcGGGCGGGCCCAGCCAGGGTATGATGCGGAGGCTGCCCAGACATCAGTGGAGGCGCTAGAGGCCCTGCAGTTAGAGCTGAGCAGCGTGAAAGTCCGAACCAACCGGGCCTTTTGCCGGCTGAAGCACAAGCTGAGGCAGGCCTTTAAGCCGCACCTGGAGCGCAGAAGCAACATCATTGAGCGTATTCGTGGCTTCTGGTTCAAAACC ATTCTGAACCATCCTCTGATGTCAGCAATGATCAGCGACCAGGATCAGGATATGCTCAACTATATGATCAGTTTGAAG GTAGAAGAGCTCATCCATCCCACAAATAGTTGCAAGATCATATTTTTCTTTGGGAGAAACCCTTACTTCCAAAATGAAGTGATCACTAAGGAGTATGACATTACTATCACTG GATATAAGGCATCTCATTCCACTCCAGTCCAGTGGCTCGGTGATTATGAGTGCCAGACCAACGGCTACAGTAACTCCAGTACCAGCTTTAACTTCTTCAACTGGTTGTCTGACCATAACTTTGCAGGATCTAATAGAATTGCTGAG ATCATCTGTGAGGATCTCTGGCTGAATCCCCTGCAGTACTACCTAAGGATATAA